From a single Raphanus sativus cultivar WK10039 chromosome 3, ASM80110v3, whole genome shotgun sequence genomic region:
- the LOC108836593 gene encoding glutathione S-transferase F2: MAGIKVFGHAASISTRRVLLTLHEKNLDYELVHVDLKDGEHKKEPFLSRNPFGKVPAFEDGDLKLFESRAITQYIAHRYEGQGTNLLQGDSKNLAHYAIMAIGMQVEAHQFDPVASKLAWEHVFKLIYGLTTDQAVVAEEEAKLAKVLDVYEARLKEFKYLAGNTFTLTDLHHVPAIQYLLETPTKKLFTERPRVNEWVAEITKRPASQKILQ; the protein is encoded by the exons ATGGCAGGAATCAAAGTTTTCGGACACGCTGCTTCCATTTCCACCAGGAGAGTCCTCCTCACCCTCCACGAGAAAAACCTCGACTATGAACTCGTCCATGTCGACCTCAAGGACGGTGAACACAAGAAAGAGCCTTTCCTATCCCGCAAC CCTTTTGGTAAAGTTCCAGCCTTTGAAGATGGAGACCTCAAGCTCTTTG AATCAAGAGCGATTACTCAGTACATAGCTCACCGGTACGAAGGCCAAGGAACTAACCTTCTCCAGGGCGACTCCAAGAACCTAGCCCACTATGCAATCATGGCCATTGGAATGCAAGTAGAAGCTCACCAGTTCGACCCAGTGGCTTCAAAGCTTGCTTGGGAACACGTATTTAAACTCATCTATGGCTTGACCACAGACCAAGCCGTTGTTGCCGAAGAAGAGGCTAAGTTAGCCAAGGTCCTTGATGTGTACGAGGCTAGGCTCAAGGAGTTCAAGTACTTGGCTGGTAACACTTTCACTTTGACTGATCTTCACCACGTTCCTGCTATTCAATACTTGCTTGAAACTCCCACCAAGAAGCTCTTCACCGAGCGTCCACGTGTCAATGAGTGGGTGGCAGAGATCACCAAGAGGCCAGCTTCCCAGAAGATCCTTCAGTGA
- the LOC108844215 gene encoding glutathione S-transferase F3, with protein MAAIKVFGHPASAPTMRVLLTLHEKNLDFEFVHVDLMGGEHKKEAFLARNPFGQVPAFEDGDLKLFESRAITQYIAHRYEGQGTNLLPADSKNIAHYAIMAIGMQVEAHQFEPVAAKLVSEQVFKLKKGLTTDQAVVAEEEAKLAKVLDVYEARLKEFKYLAGDTFTLTDLHHIPTIKYLLGTPTKKLFTERPRVNEWVAEITKRPASQKILQ; from the exons ATGGCAGCTATCAAAGTTTTCGGACACCCTGCTTCTGCTCCCACCATGAGAGTCCTCCTCACCCTACACGAGAAAAACCTCGACTTTGAGTTCGTTCATGTCGACCTCATGGGAGGCGAGCACAAGAAAGAGGCTTTTCTAGCCCGCAAC CCTTTTGGTCAAGTTCCAGCCTTTGAAGATGGAGACCTCAAGCTTTTCG AATCAAGAGCGATTACTCAATACATAGCTCACCGATACGAAGGCCAAGGAACCAACCTTCTCCCGGCCGACTCCAAAAACATAGCCCACTATGCAATCATGGCCATTGGAATGCAGGTAGAAGCTCACCAGTTCGAGCCAGTGGCTGCAAAGCTTGTTTCTGAACAAGTATTTAAGCTCAAGAAAGGCTTGACCACAGACCAAGCCGTTGTTGCCGAAGAGGAGGCTAAGTTAGCCAAGGTCCTTGATGTGTACGAGGCTAGGCTCAAGGAGTTCAAGTACTTGGCTGGTGACACTTTTACTTTGACCGATCTTCACCACATTCCTACGATTAAATACTTGCTTGGAACTCCCACCAAGAAGCTCTTCACCGAGCGTCCACGTGTCAACGAGTGGGTGGCAGAGATCACCAAGAGGCCAGCTTCCCAGAAGATCCTTCAGTGA